A region from the Rosa rugosa chromosome 6, drRosRugo1.1, whole genome shotgun sequence genome encodes:
- the LOC133714256 gene encoding disease resistance-like protein DSC1: protein MASSSSPPPAHAFKYDVFLSFRGEDTRNTFTSHLHAALKQKKIETYIDYELVRGEEIAPALLKAIEESKLSVVILSQDYASSTWCLDELAHILECKERHGQIVIPIFYRTDPSHVRHQRESYAAAFVQHEERFKDKVLKWRDALTKASKLAGFDSRSIGLESELVELVVEDIVMKMSSECSSNLKGLVGIESRIQRLESLLCIDVEDVRVRTVGIWGMGGVGKTTLADVVFNQLSSQFEASCFLADVREKSEKHGLDDLRDKLFGKLLNDESLRIGTRSIGSTFINKRLSHAKVLVVLDDVNDVSQLKTLVGDQVQFGPGSRIIITTRDIHQLREMQQLHKGADHDVVIYEAEELNDDEALQLFHLNDSEEISCGAEYTELVRTVVHYAAGIPLALQIWGSLFRRCKSTQERESFLKKLKTFPEKKLQNVYRISYDALGENEREIFLYIACFHKGENVNRAKEQLDACGLFADSGINILIDMSLISIKDKWRTEKTGYLWMHDLIQEMGWAIEREQHPKPGKRRRLCTPEDICHVLEKNKGTEKVQSISLNLSQITKLNLTPQAFKNMCNLKFLKLYGEDRSGHYYYPWNDCNVHLNLHNLEYLPDSLIYLSWPAYTLKYLPSTFSAENLTELSMPGSQLQKLWDEGQKPRNLKRLNLSYSEQLVEVPDLSMSVNIERINLGGCKRLVEIPSYFENLHKLTSLNATNCSNLSVLSDMPCNMVWLELGRTAIEDLPSSIWSLEKLVELNLDGCEGIKKLPNSIWKLYSLTSLNLSGTSIEGLPSSIECLSGLQFLELQNCKRFVSLPTSIYKLKSLKTFYLSGCSSLENFPEILEPMELLGNLSLAGTKFKDVVGRKELVLPGCRSFESVPNSILPPSSVILWSWMSRLDLSDCTMLEEIPDWIFSLNRLSELYLRGTMIRSIPSTINQASRLSILDLQNCKRLESLPKLPYLLERIFASGCKRLKTVSGFTTALTERLDRRVLSNIYWKHLFDNCVSLDENARRNIMDYAHLRNKATAHHPGPYLMNYKAICPGNEIPQWVSNQMEGSSIDIKLPLHWSADANFLGLAFCVVVDFSKAENKICSGESIFKTENGESHTFSSNFENWLIDCDDDNSDHLVLWYDSLEEVRSTPYSNATQASFHFFVYSFSDDGKQQRSVENPVKRCGVGFMYAKAETDKKKKRNQRIKDVEINLLKGSPGPEKPEPFKRCYLKGSPGPSIF from the exons atggcttcttcttcttctcctcctcctgcGCATGCCTTTAAGTATGATGTCTTCCTTAGTTTCCGAGGGGAGGACACCCGCAATACTTTTACCAGTCATCTTCATGCCGCTTTAAAGCAGAAGAAAATCGAAACCTACATAGATTACGAACTTGTGAGAGGAGAGGAAATTGCACCGGCCCTTCTCAAAGCAATAGAGGAATCGAAGCTTTCGGTGGTCATTTTGTCACAAGACTATGCTTCTTCAACATGGTGCTTGGACGAACTTGCTCATATTTTGGAATGCAAGGAAAGACACGGACAGATTGTTATACCCATTTTTTACAGAACAGATCCATCACATGTACGCCACCAGAGGGAGAGTTATGCAGCTGCATTTGTTCAACATGAAGAACGTTTCAAGGACAAGGTGCTCAAGTGGAGGGATGCTTTGACAAAAGCATCCAAACTAGCTGGGTTTGATTCACGCAGTATCGG CCTTGAATCCGAATTAGTTGAGTTAGTTGTCGAAGATATTGTGATGAAGATGAGTAGTGAATGCTCAAGCAATTTAAAGGGTCTGGTTGGAATTGAAAGTCGTATCCAGCGACTCGAGTCATTGTTATGCATTGATGTAGAAGATGTTCGTGTTCGCACTGTTGGTATTTGGGGTATGGGTGGTGTTGGCAAGACCACCCTTGCTGATGTTGTATTCAACCAACTCTCATCTCAATTCGAAGCTTCCTGTTTCCTTGCTGATGTCAGAGAAAAATCTGAGAAACATGGACTAGACGATTTGCGAGATAAACTTTTTGGCAAATTATTGAATGATGAAAGTCTAAGGATCGGCACTCGATCTATAGGATCAACTTTTATCAACAAGAGGCTCTCCCATGCAAAGGTCCTCGTTGTGCTTGATGATGTGAATGATGTtagccaactaaaaactttagTTGGTGATCAGGTTCAATTTGGACCAGGAAGTAGAATCATTATAACAACTAGAGATATTCATCAACTTAGAGAGATGCAACAACTGCATAAAGGAGCTGACCATGATGTTGTAATATACGAGGCAGAGGAACTAAATGATGATGAAGCACTTCAGCTCTTCCACTTGAATGATTCTGAGGAAATCAGTTGCGGAGCAGAATATACCGAATTAGTGAGAACGGTGGTGCATTATGCTGCGGGAATTCCCTTAGCCCTTCAAATATGGGGTTCCTTATTTCGTCGATGCAAGAGCACACAAGAACGGGAAAGTTTCTTGAAAAAGTTGAAAACGTTTCCTGAAAAGAAACTTCAAAATGTGTATAGGATAAGTTATGATGCATTAGGAGAAAATGAGAGGGAGATATTTCTTTATATCGCATGTTTTCACAAAGGAGAGAATGTAAATAGAGCAAAAGAACAATTGGATGCATGTGGATTATTTGCGGATAGTGGAATCAACATTCTCATTGATATGTCTCTGATATCAATCAAAGACAAATGGCGGACAGAAAAAACTGGTTACTTGTGGATGCATGATTTGATACAAGAAATGGGTTGGGCAATTGAGCGTGAACAACATCCGAAGCCTGGAAAGCGTAGAAGGCTGTGTACCCCGGAGGACATCTGTCATGTGTTGGAAAAGAATAAG GGGACTGAAAAAGTTCAAAGCATATCCCTAAACCTGTCTCAGATTACAAAGCTAAACTTGACTCCTCAAGCCTTCAAAAATATGTGTAATCTAAAATTTCTGAAGTTATATGGTGAAGATCGCTCGGGCCACTACTACTACCCTTGGAATGACTGCAATGTGCACCTTAATCTTCACAATCTGGAATATCTTCCTGATTCCCTTATATATCTCAGCTGGCCTGCATACACTTTGAAATATTTGCCATCAACATTTTCTGCTGAGAATCTGACTGAGCTTTCTATGCCTGGTAGCCAACTACAAAAACTTTGGGATGAAGGCCAG AAGCCTAGGAACTTAAAACGCCTCAATCTCAGTTATTCTGAGCAGCTGGTTGAAGTTCCAGATCTCTCTATGAGCGTAAACATTGAGAGGATAAACCTTGGAGGCTGTAAAAGGCTGGTTGAAATTCCTTCCTATTTTGAAAATCTTCACAAGCTTACTTCATTGAATGCGACCAATTGCTCGAATCTTAGTGTTCTCTCGGATATGCCATGCAATATGGTTTGGCTGGAGTTGGGTAGGACTGCAATAGAAGACTTGCCTTCATCAATTTGGTCCCTTGAAAAACTTGTTGAATTGAATCTTGACGGGTGCGAGGGCATTAAGAAACTTCCAAACAGCATTTGGAAGCTGTATTCCCTCACAAGTCTTAATTTGTCTGGGACAAGTATAGAAGGATTGCCCTCGTCAATCGAGTGTCTCTCTGGGTTACAATTTCTTGAACTGCAGAATTGCAAAAGGTTTGTCAGTCTCCCAACCAGCATTTATAAGTTGAAATCTCTCAAGACCTTTTATCTTTCTGGATGCTCTAGCTTGGAAAACTTCCCTGAGATCTTGGAGCCTATGGAACTTCTGGGGAATCTTAGTTTAGCAGGAACCAAATTTAAAGACGTAGTTGGGCGGAAGGAATTAGTGTTACCTGGGTGTAGAAGCTTTGAGTCTGTCCCAAACAGCATCTTGCCTCCGTCGTCGGTCATTTTATGGTCTTGGATGAGTAGGCTAGACCTCAGTGACTGCACAATGTTAGAAGAAATCCCTGATTGGATCTTTAGCCTAAACAGGTTATCTGAATTATATCTGCGTGGAACCATGATTAGGAGCATACCTTCAACCATCAATCAAGCATCCCGGCTGAGTATATTAGATCTACAGAATTGCAAGCGCCTTGAATCTTTACCCAAGCTCCCATATCTTCTAGAACGGATATTTGCAAGTGGCTGCAAGAGATTGAAGACAGTGTCTGGGTTCACGACTGCACTCACAGAACGTTTGGATCGAAGAGTTCTTTCAAATATATATTGGAAGCATTTATTTGATAACTGCGTAAGTTTGGATGAGAATGCAAGGAGGAACATAATGGATTATGCACATCTTAGAAATAAGGCAACAGCTCATCATCcg GGTCCGTACCTAATGAACTACAAAGCAATATGTCCGGGAAATGAAATTCCACAATGGGTGAGCAATCAAATGGAGGGGTCTTCGATAGATATCAAGCTTCCTCTACATTGGTCTGCAGATGCAAACTTTTTGGGTTTAGCTTTCTGCGTTGTTGTTGACTTCTCTAAAGCAGAAAATAAGATATGTTCGGGCGAATCCATTTTCAAAACCGAAAATGGTGAAAGCCATACCTTTAGCAGCAATTTTGAGAACTGGTTGATCGATTGTGATGACGACAACTCAGATCACCTGGTGTTGTGGTACGATTCCCTTGAGGAGGTGAGGTCCACTCCTTATTCCAATGCCACTCAAGcctcttttcatttctttgtaTACAGCTTCAGCGATGATGGAAAGCAGCAGCGCTCGGTTGAGAATCCGGTGAAAAGGTGTGGGGTGGGCTTTATGTATGCTAAGGCCGAGaccgacaaaaaaaaaaagagaaaccaGAGAATAAAAGATGTGGAAATCAATTTATTAAAGGGGTCTCCCGGTCCAGAGAAACCAGAGCCGTTTAAAAGATGTTATTTAAAGGGGTCTCCCGGTCCATCAATTTTTTAG